A genomic window from Bubalus bubalis isolate 160015118507 breed Murrah chromosome X, NDDB_SH_1, whole genome shotgun sequence includes:
- the RP2 gene encoding protein XRP2 isoform X1: MGCFFSKRWKAEKESQPEDEEVQPKQYSWDQREKVDLKDYMFSGLKDVTVGRLPGKVAGQQFLIQDCENCNIYIFDHSATVTIDDCTNCVIFLGPVKSSVFFRNCRDCKCALACQQFRVRDCRKLEVFLCCATQPIIESSTNIKFSCFQWYYPELAFQFKDAGLSIFNNTWSSIHDFTPVSGERNWSLLPEDAVVQDHVPLPTTEELKAVRVSTEASRSIVPVSRGQRQKSSDESCLVVLFAGDYTIANARKLIDEMVAKGFFLVQTKEVSMKAEDAQRVFHEKAPDFLPLLNKGPVIALEFNGDGAVEGCQLIVNETFKGTKIFVSESKETAPGDVDNFYNFADIQMGI; this comes from the exons GTTGATCTGAAAGACTACATGTTCAGTGGACTGAAGGATGTAACAGTAGGTCGCTTACCTGGGAAAGTGGCAGGACAACAATTTCTCATTCAAGACTGTGAGAACTGTAACATCTATATTTTTGATCATTCTGCTACCGTTACTATTGATGACTGTACTAACTGTGTCATTTTTCTGGGACCCGTGAAAAGCAGCGTGTTTTTCCGGAATTGCAGAGATTGTAAGTGCGCATTAGCCTGCCAACAGTTTCGAGTGCGGGACTGTAGAAAGCTGGAAGTCTTCTTGTGCTGCGCCACTCAGCCCATTATTGAGTCTTCCACGAATATCAAGTTTAGCTGTTTTCAATGGTATTACCCTGAATTAGCTTTCCAGTTCAAAGATGCTGGGCTCAGTATCTTCAATAATACCTGGAGTAGCATTCATGACTTTACACCTGTGTCAGGAGAACGCAACTGGAGCCTTCTTCCAGAAGATGCTGTCGTTCAGGACCATGTTCCTCTACCTACTACCGAAGAGCTCAAAGCTGTCCGCGTTTCCACAGAAGCGAGTAGAAGTATCGTTCCAGTGTCCCGGGGTCAGAGACAGAAGAGCAGTGATGAGTCATGCTTAGTGGTATTATTTGCTGGTGATTATACTATAGCAAATGCCAGAAAACTAATTGATGAG ATGGTTGCTAAAGGCTTTTTCCTAGTTCAGACAAAGGAGGTGTCAATGAAAGCCGAAGATGCTCAAAGGGTTTTTCATGAAAAAGCACCTGACTTCCTTCCTCTTTTGAACAAAG GTCCTGTTATTGCCTTGGAGTTCAATGGAGATGGCGCTGTAGAAGGATGTCAACTTATTGTCAACGAGACATTCAAAGGGACCAAG ATATTTGTATCAGAAAGCAAGGAGACGGCACCTGGAGATGTAGACAACTTCTACAATTTTGCTGATATACAGATGGGAATATGA